A genome region from Planctomycetia bacterium includes the following:
- a CDS encoding TolC family protein, translating into VQLHEDVAELSARLEALWGRIDAIGELDATDVEPTRVRELLIAAYAELSGRILELSLIQARAKLDSVTLVDIELASQRAFEIAQENRRDLKNARAQLVDTWRLIEFNANALEADLDLVLQGDLGTTGDNPLRFRDTNGRIRVGFEFDAPITRLAERNQYRQALIEYQQARRSFMETQDQIHQGLRATLRSAELNQVNFELRRAAVQIAISQVDLARLRLNEPPRPGVAPEFGATTALNLVNSLSDLLNVQNDFLSVWVNYETLRIGLDFQLGTMELDDRGLWIDPGPILGDRIPGESDGKTGDRPKLMQPPQEEVGRPEGAPRMVH; encoded by the coding sequence CGTGCAATTGCACGAAGATGTCGCCGAGTTGTCCGCCAGGCTCGAAGCGCTGTGGGGACGGATCGACGCCATCGGCGAACTCGATGCGACCGACGTGGAACCGACGCGGGTGCGCGAACTGTTAATCGCGGCCTACGCGGAGCTTTCCGGACGCATTCTGGAGTTGTCGCTGATTCAGGCCAGAGCCAAGCTCGACAGCGTCACGCTGGTCGATATTGAGTTGGCCTCGCAGCGGGCTTTTGAGATCGCCCAGGAAAATCGCCGGGATTTGAAGAACGCCCGCGCGCAGTTGGTCGATACGTGGCGGTTAATCGAGTTCAACGCCAACGCCTTGGAGGCCGACCTGGATTTGGTGCTGCAAGGCGATTTGGGCACCACGGGGGACAATCCGCTCCGCTTTCGCGATACGAACGGCCGGATTCGCGTCGGCTTCGAGTTCGACGCGCCGATCACGCGCCTGGCGGAACGCAATCAATACCGCCAGGCGCTGATCGAGTACCAGCAGGCCCGGCGTAGCTTTATGGAAACGCAGGACCAGATTCACCAAGGCTTGCGAGCGACTTTGCGGAGCGCGGAGCTCAACCAGGTGAACTTCGAATTACGCCGCGCCGCCGTGCAGATCGCGATCAGCCAGGTTGATCTGGCCCGGCTCCGGTTGAACGAGCCGCCGCGGCCGGGGGTCGCCCCGGAGTTCGGGGCCACAACGGCGTTGAACCTGGTGAATTCGCTTTCGGACCTGCTGAACGTTCAGAACGATTTTCTCAGCGTCTGGGTCAACTACGAGACACTGCGGATCGGGCTCGACTTCCAGTTGGGCACGATGGAGCTGGACGACCGCGGGCTCTGGATCGACCCGGGGCCAATTCTCGGTGATCGCATTCCCGGTGAGAGCGACGGGAAGACCGGCGATCGCCCGAAGCTGATGCAACCCCCTCAAGAAGAGGTAGGACGGCCAGAAGGGGCGCCGCGGATGGTACATTGA